A window of Pyrobaculum aerophilum str. IM2 contains these coding sequences:
- a CDS encoding uroporphyrinogen-III synthase, which translates to MRVVVTSPFAGEAFTRVLKGVEVAVAPVLKLMPVKVEGEAVASAVSNSDLVVFVSGRAAYRLREEGIRLDLAGKIVATAEGRKGAVMVKNAFGVEPQLVADSAEELARLIESCRVATVFHHGERAEELMKRLSSLCSRAYEFFTYRAVPDDEALRALPPGEVYVFFSALAAELVAARRRDVLERAVIIAAGPAVKAALEKHGLNAAVPPSGRIGEVALFVKRLVEELGNSLGQIG; encoded by the coding sequence ATGCGGGTTGTTGTCACAAGCCCCTTCGCGGGAGAGGCTTTTACAAGAGTGTTAAAAGGCGTGGAGGTGGCCGTGGCCCCGGTGTTAAAACTAATGCCTGTGAAAGTAGAAGGGGAGGCGGTTGCGAGCGCCGTGTCGAACAGCGACTTGGTGGTCTTCGTCTCCGGCAGGGCGGCTTATAGGCTCAGAGAAGAGGGCATACGCCTAGATCTCGCCGGCAAGATCGTGGCGACGGCTGAGGGGAGAAAGGGGGCTGTGATGGTGAAAAACGCCTTTGGAGTAGAGCCGCAGTTAGTGGCCGACAGCGCGGAGGAGCTGGCACGGTTGATTGAGAGTTGCCGCGTCGCCACTGTGTTCCACCACGGGGAGCGGGCTGAGGAGTTGATGAAAAGGCTGAGCTCTCTGTGCAGCCGGGCGTACGAGTTCTTCACCTACAGGGCAGTGCCTGACGACGAAGCGCTCCGCGCCCTACCCCCCGGCGAGGTCTACGTATTTTTCAGCGCCCTGGCGGCTGAGCTTGTGGCCGCGCGGAGGAGGGACGTGTTAGAGAGAGCCGTTATCATCGCGGCGGGCCCTGCGGTGAAAGCCGCGTTGGAAAAACACGGCTTAAATGCCGCAGTCCCGCCGAGCGGGCGCATCGGAGAAGTCGCTTTATTTGTCAAGCGCCTTGTTGAGGAACTCGGCAACAGCCTCGGCCAGATAGGCTAA